The nucleotide sequence CGACCGGCGGCGGTTTATCGTTGCCAACGCCGATGAAGGCGACCCTGGGGCCTACATGGACCGGACGCTGATGGAAAGCGACCCTCACCGGGTGCTGGAAGGAATCATTCTGGCCTCGTATGCCTGCGGCGCCGGCGAAGCATATATTTTCGTGCGGCACGAGTACCCGCTGGCGGTGGCGAGGCTGCGCCAGGCGATTGCCGACGCGCGGGCCGCCGGCCTGCTGGGGGAACGGATATTGGGGACGGATTTTGCCCTGCAGGTCGGTATTATTCAAAGCGGCGGCGCATTCGTCTGCGGCGAAGAGTCGTCCCTGCTCCAGGTCATGCAGGGGCAGCGCGGCGAACCCTGGCCGCGCCCGCCGTACCCGTCGGAACAGGGCTTCCATGGGCATCCCACCGTTATCAACAACGTGGAAACGCTGGCAAACGTCCCGTGGATCATTGCCCACGGCGCCGACGCCTTTCGCGCCGCCGGCAACGATGACAGCCCGGGGACCAAAATATTTTGTATCACCGGCGACATACCGAATACCGGCTTTATCGAAGTACCTTTAGGCGCCAGCGTCCGCACCGTCGTAGAAAATATTGGCGGCGCCGCGCATAACGAAATCAAAGCACTGCAGATTGGCGGCCCCTCCGGCGGCATTGTGCCTTACAAAGACTTTGCCCTGGACTATTCTTCGCTGTCCACCGCCGGGGGCATGATCGGCTCCGGCGGGCTGGTTGTCCTCAACCATTCGCGTTGTTTGGTAGACCTGACCCGCCACCTGACCGGTTTTATGGCTGACGAGTCCTGTGGCCAGTGCCTGTTCTGCCGGGACGGGCTCGCTCTCCTCACCGGCATGCTGGATAATCTGACAACCGGGACGGGAAAACCGGGCCTTATAGAACAACTCGAAGAACTGAGCCGGGCCGTCGCCGACATGTCGATGTGCGCGCTGGGCCGCACGGCCGTAAACCCCCTTCTGACGACCATCCGCCATTTTCGTAGCGAATACGAAGCACACCTGGCCGGTGTCTGTCCGGCTGTCACCTGCAAACCCCTGATCCGTTTTGAGATCATTCCCTCCCGGTGCACCGACTGCCGGGGCTGTCTGGACTGCCCGGTGCAGGCGATCAGCCGCCAAGCCGGCCAGGGTCCGCTCGGCTATTCCGTCGACCATGAGAAATGTATCCGCTGCCGCTCCTGTGCCGAAATTTGCCCCCATGACGCCATCCGGGCGGTTTCCGGAGGTGACCGGCCGTGAACCGGACCGCTAAAATAATCGTCGACGGGCGACTGTGTGCGGTCCGGGAAGGCGAACCGCTGCTGGCCGGCTTGCAGGCTGAGGGGTTCAATATACCGGCGCTTTGCCATCATCCCCGGCTTGGTCCGCTGCGCCGCTGCAGCCTGTGTATAATCGAAGTGCACAGCCAGGGGCAATGGCAGCCAAGCCATGCTTGCACGGTACTTGGGGCCTCCGGGCTTGAAATACGCACCGTTTCCCCCGGCATACACCGGCTAAGGGCGCTGGCTGCCAAAATGCTGCTGGCGCGCGGTCCGTTTCGGGACCAATCGGTTGCCGTCATGCTTAATGAAGTGCTGACCGCGGCGGAAGCCGCCGGCGTCCCGTGGCAAGCCGGTCGTGACGCCGGCCATGGCGATGGGCTTTCGGGCGACCCGGCAGCGTCGGCGATGGCAAAAGGGTGTATCCTCTGTGGCCGCTGTATCGCCATCTGCCGGAAAATCGGCAGGAACTACCTGACCTTTCTCAATAAGGGAAAAAAACTCCAGATAGGCTATGCGCCGGGAGCGGCGACCCGTGGCTGCGGCGCCTGCAAGGCATGCGCGAAGCTCTGTCCCACCGCCTTTATCCTGACCAACGGCCAAACAACCTTTACGGCGAAGCTCTATCGGGAGTAGCGCCGCCACATAGGGCAAACAATCCGCCGCATCGCCAAGAATACATCCCGAAGGAGGTAATACGCCTGATCACCGTCGGCATAATCATCTTCCCCCAGGTCGAAGAGCTGGATTTCGTCGGGCCTTACGAGGTGCTGAACTATATCAACAAAGTGCGGCCAAACAGCACCACTGTCCTTCTTGTGGCCGAAACCCCCGAACCGGTCGCCGCCTTCAACGGCATGCGTATCATCCCCGACACTACGCTCGCGGACTGCCCGCCCCTCGACATAATCGTCGCCCCTGGAGGCAAAGGTCGCATGGCAGCGATGAAGAACCCCGCTATCCGTGAATTCCTCCGCAGCCGGCAGGCAAGCGCGAGGCACGTCGCCTCCGTCTGCACGGGCGCCTTTCTGCTGGCCGAGGCCGGCCTGCTTACCGGCCGGAAAGCCACAACCTACCACACCGCCTTCGCCGAGTTGGCGGCCTATTCCGTCGAAGTCGTGCCGGCCAAAGTCGTCAACGACGGCGGCATCATCACCGCCGCCGGCGTCAGCTCCGGGCTCGAACTTGGCTTTTATCTCCTGCGGCTGCTGTTTGGCGTCGACCTCGCCCAGGAAGTGGCCCGGCGGATAGAGTACGACATCGACGTCAGCGCCCTGTGAACCACGGTCATAAAACTAAAACAGAGACCGCCTCGTGGCGGTCTCTGTCTGTTCCATCGGTCCTACTTGATTTCGTCCAGCAGCATATCGTACACCGAATGGGGCGTCACCGCCTGCCAGCTCTGGTCGCCGGGAGCCGGCCGCATCTTTCCGGCCGCGTCGTAAAGCATCCGGGACGCCGTGCGGTACTTCTTCGCCGCCGTCTGGAAATCCACCGTCAAAACAGCGTATTTCGTGCCGTCCTTGGCCGTCTCGTAGATCATCAACACCTCGGCGCTCGTCTGACCGCCCCCCGAGCGTACGGAAGCCGGCTTATACAGATAATACGCGTCATTGGCGGTCGACTTGGCCAGATACTTGTAGCCGGGCAGAGCATACGGCGGCGGCGTCGCGTTCACAGCCAGCCCGCGGCCCTTGCAATACTCCGCCACTGCCGCCATAATCCGCTCCGTATCCGAGCCGGGGATCACATACTCCCAGCCGCCGCCGGCCGTATCGGCCGAAAGCACCTGGCCGCCCTCGCCGTACAGCATCTTCGCCCTCACGGCCACCAACTGCTCCGAAGGCCTGAACACGGCATCCCAGCTCTCGGCCTTGACGCCGTTCTTGATTTCGCTCTTCGCGAACCGGAGCATGACCGACACATCGTTGCCGCTCACCTTTACGGTGGACGGGTCGAGGGAAACAGAGTCGCCGCCGGCGACCGTCAGCAGCTTGGCAAACTGCGGCGCCTGCTTGGCAGGCGGCGCGGCCGGCTTAGCGCCGCCGCAGCCGGCCAGGGCGACGGCCAGCAGCAAAATAATAACAATCGAAATCAACCGCATGAGAACTCCCCCTTCGAAATAACACCGCTATTATTCGCCCCTCACCTTCCCGTTCCCTCCCTGACAGCATTCTGATTTCTTACCTGTATCCTTAACCGCAAAATCGCTCCCGGAGCCGTATCTCAGGAAAGGAAGGCGCCGGTCATAGCGGGCCGCCAGCAGGCCGCCGCAGATCAGCGCCGCCCCCGCCGCGTGGCCGGGACTGAACGGCTCGCCCAGCACGACTACACTCAATATTGTACTCACCAGCGGCGTCATGTACTGATAAAGCGTCGTCCGCACCGGCGAAGTCCGGCCGATACCCTGAAACCAACACACAAACGCCACAATCGTACCCAAAACCACGATATAGACAAACTCCAGCGCCGTCAACCCCCCGAAGCTAACGTCGCCGAACGGCGGAGCGAACGCCGCGTTGGCGATGAAAAGCGGCAGCGCGACAACCGAGGCGAGCGTAAACAGCTTGACGGCCGAGTAACGCTTGAGCAACGGCGAAGAGGCAAGCGAGTAATAAGCGAACAGCGCCGCGCTCGCCAGAATCAGCAGATTGCCTACAAATGCCGCCGAAGTGAACTCCAGGCGCGAACCCGGCGTCGTCGCGACAATCACATAGATGCCGGCGAACGCGGCCGCCGTGCCCAGCAGACGGAGCCACCCCGCCCGCTCCCGGCCGGACGCGAACGCATACAGCAGCGTGAACAGCGGCGCCGTGCAGATCAGCAGCGCTGCGGACGACACCGTCGTCCGGTGAATGCCGTACGTCCAGGTCACATTCTGCAGTCCGACTCCAAACAGCCCGAGGAAAATGACCGGCGTCACATCGCCGGGGTCAACGCGAAAGCTCTCGCCGCGCCAGGCGACGTACAGCAGTAGCAGACCGATCGCCGCCACAAAGCGGATGACGAGAAAAAGCGGTTCAGGCACTGTCGTCAGCACGATTTTGACCACCAGATAATTTACCCCCCACAGCGTCCCCGCCAGAGCGGCGAATCCTTCCCCGCGCCCGCCGTCGCCCCGGTTATTCTCGGCATCTATCGCCAACCGCCCCAAAGTCGCGCCTCCCGCAGATATTTATCCATCACCAATAATAAAAGCGCGGAAAGGCCAGTTATTGTAGAATCTTGCTCTTTGCGGGCGCAAAAAAACCGCCGGTGTCCCGGCGGTTTTCGCTTACCTGAGATACTGGCGGGGTGTCACCCCGAACTTCTTTTTGAAAGCCTTGTGAAAATGGCTTTGGTCGCAGAAGCCCGTCTCCATCGCCACGGCGACGATTTTCCGGCCGCTGGCCAGCAGATCGGCCGCCTTCGTCAGACGCACGTCAAGCTGGTACACGTGCGGCGGAACGCCGACCGTCCGCTCGAAAACCCGGCAGAGATGGAAAGGGCTAAACCCGGCGATCGCCGCCAGCGTCCCGATCGAAACATTCTCGTAGCAGCAGTCGCCGAGATACTCGCATACCCGTCGCACCGCCCCCGTCTCGTCGCCGGCTGCCGGCCATTCGTCCCGGCCGCGGGAATGACGGTTGACCAACAGGGAAAAGACCTCCCGCAGCAGACACTCCTTGGCCAGTTGCGAATCCGGTGACGGCGCCAGCTCATACAAGCGGAAAATCTTCCCGTACAGTTCGCCGTCCTTCAGCAGCGGCACGGGGAAATGGGCCTCCGACGCTTCCCGTCCCGGCAGCTCCGTCAGCAGGGCGGCGAAAAGCTCCCGGCTGATCCGCAGCGAGCGGCTGGAATAACTGGCCCCGCAAGGAATGTCGCCGGCGTGTGCCTCGCCCCACTCGCTCACGAAAATTGACCCCGGCGTGATAGCGTACTTCTCCCGCCTGCTCTCGCTGATCCGCACCCCCGCCTCGGCGACACTCAGACTGAAAACGCCGTGGATGTGCCGCGGCACGTGGCGGGTGACGCCGACGCCACGGTAAAGCTCCAGCCCAGGGATGTCGCCCACGCGGCAATAGCTGATCCCATCCGCGGGGGCAACGCTACGACCGTTCATCGCCGCCACCTCCCAACACCGCAAAATAATACAAGAAACCGTTCCTGAAAGCCCTGACAATGGTACTAAGCATTAAAGCTCCGCTATTAGCAACCATTATATACCAACCGGGGCCGAAGGAAAAGCGCTTTCGGCCAATTGAGAGCAAGGAGGAATCCCTGTGCAGCCAACAAACAAAACAAACATCGCCACATTCTTCACCGCCTATATCCTGTCCGCTTTCGGTTTCGAGTTCGTTTTTTTCCTGATGACCATCTATGTCTACGGCTTAACCCAGAGCGCCCTCAACGTCGGCGTATTCGGCGCGCTGACCTTCGTTCCGCGCTTGTTCGCCCCCCTTTACGGCGTCGTCATCGACCGCTACAGGCGTGCGACCGTGCTAGCCGGGGTTTCGGTCGTAACGGCTCTCCTTGTGGCCACTATGAGCCTCAGTCTCGGCCTGGCGTGGATATACGCCTTGTGGCTGCTCATCTCGGTGCTGCTCACCGTCATCTCCATCGTCAGAACGGCACTGATGACCGAAATCATGGCCAAGGACGGCTTTGTCTTAGGCAACTCCGCGGTATTTATAAGCCTCAATTGCGCCAAGATGCTTGCCCCGTTCCTCGCCGGCTTCGCCACCGCCCTCTTCAGCCCCGCTGCCCTCTTCATCGCCACCGGCGCTGTTTTTCTGGCCGTCGCCGTGCTCAGTCGCCTTATCGATATTCCGCGCCAAACCTGCCCCGCCAAGGAGCGCCAGGTTCTGGGCGAGATGACTGCCGGCATTCGCTTCATCCTTGCCAGTCCCCAACTGCGCTTCCTCATCGCCGTCGCCTTCCTGTGGGCCATGTCCCTGCGCCTGCAGCTACCGCTATTCGTCGTCTACGTCAAATCTTCCCTCGGCGGCGGCGACGCGGAATACGGCCTCTTCATGACCGTCGTCGGCCTCGGCAGCATCCTCGGCAGCCTCGCCGGCCCGTGGCTCATGAAGCGCGGCAACCCTCTCCCCCTTGCAATGGCCGGGCTCACCGTCCACTATGCCAGCTTTGTCCTCCTCGGCTTCGTTCCAAGCTTTCTCCTTGCTACGGCGACTGTTTTCGGCGGCTACGTCTTCTTCTACGCCGCCCTCGTCGGGATCCACGCCCTCCGGGACAGAGGCACCGCCGCCAACCTCCGCGGCCGCGTCTACGGCTCCGTTACCGCCATCCTGACGCCGGCCGCCATCGTCTCCATGCTGGCCGGCGGCTATCTCGCCGGCCGCTTCGGAGCCGACAAAGTCCTGGCCGGCGCCGGCCTCGTCGCGCTCGCCACCCTCTACCTCCTCTACTATTTCGCCTGCCGGCGCTGGACCGGCGCGGCGGAAGGCGCTCTCACACCAGCGGGAAACCAGGCTGAACGATAGCGCAAAAAAAAAGCGCCGGAAATCCGGCGCTTTAATCATTCCTACTGCTTCAGCACATTGACGAACCTGTCCACCAGCATGGGGTCGAACTGCCGCCCCTTGAAGCGTTCCAGCTCTTTCAGCGCCTCCGCGGGCGGTATCGCCTTGCGGTACGGGCGGTCGCTGGTCATCGCGTCGTACGCGTCGGCGATCGACAGAATGCGGCACTCCAGGGGGATATCCTCGCCGACGAGCCCCAGCGGATACCCCTGGCCGTTCCACCACTCGTGGTGCTTCAGAATACGATCGGCAATCGGGCACAGATCGGGGACCGACTGGGCGATGCGGTGGCCGATCTCCGAATGGCGCTGCATCTCCACATACTCCTCCTCGGTAAGCTTGCCCGGTTTGAACAGAATGCGGTCGGGAACGCCGACTTTGCCGAAATCGTGGAACTGAGCCAACAGGCGGAGCTCGGCCATATCGCGCTCCTCCAGGCCGAGAGCCAGGCCGAGTTTATCGATCAGGACGATCAGCCGCTCGCCATGGCCGTCGGTGATGAAATCGCGGGCCTCCAGCGCCTTCTTAAGGCCGTGCACCAGCATGCTGCGGGCGCTCTTGCTGTGATGGAGCTTCTCGCGGTACATATTGTCATCCGCTTCCTTGAGCAGCTGGTGGATATCCTTCGTCTCCGCGCTGGTCACCGCGCAACCGAGGGAAATGCTCAGCGGCAGGCCGGGTTCCAGCTTGTTTTGCCTGGCGATGGCGGCGCGGATGCGGTCCATAACCTTCTTGACACCCTGGAAATCGATATTATACAGCAGGACGACAAACTCGTCCCCGCCCACACGGGCCACAAAATCGCCCTCGCGAACCGCGCTGGCGATCGCCGTCCCGGCCGCGCGCAGCAGCGCGTCCCCGGCCTGGTGGCCCATCGAATCGTTTATCAGCTTGAGCCCGTCCACATCGCAGCCGACGACGCCGACCCGAAGCTCGCGGGCCGCCTCCAGACGGCGGACCTCCTCATCGAAATAAGCCCGGTTGTAAAGCCCGGTCAGCGAATCGTGCATCGTGATAAACCGCAGCTTCTCCTCCAGCTCCTTGCGCTCCGTTATATCCCGCGCCACCGACAAAACGGTTGTCTGCCCGTACAGCGAAAACAGGTGGGCGTTTACCTCCACCGGGATTTCGGCCCCCGCCTTTGTCCGGTGCACAGCCTCAAACAGAGCGTGCTTCTGCTGGCGGAGCTTGTGGTCGATCAGCGGGAGCTGGGCGGCGATGACCGGCTGCTCGATATCGGCCGGCGAAAGCCTTAGCAGCTCCTCGCGGCTGTACCCCAGCCGCAGGCAGGCCACCTCGTTCACCTCGATCAGCCGGCTTGGCTCTTCGCCCTTTGCCAGGCTGTAGACAAAAACAGCGTCGTTGACACTGTTGAACAGAACCTGGTAACGCTCCTTGCTTATCCGCAGATCCTCTTCC is from Sporomusaceae bacterium and encodes:
- a CDS encoding NADH-ubiquinone oxidoreductase-F iron-sulfur binding region domain-containing protein yields the protein MQSTAENLFSTVRAKLQLAPLKYTPPPPALPLPPRAGQEIVPLLAARYGLGDIPPGLRKIAEQGHADLCPANMARISVGMASCGQASGAGPWATRLAARPDFVNRVIVRNVGCLGACYGEPLVDVRTTEGLHYLFGRVSSEVHWPIIRTAQQQSLQRGAWLVLRERHPGLLTGFGDLEIIKSYRDSFAAFFEHQKRLITGNCGLIDPLSLPEYVATGGYFALAKALIKQSPADIVAEISASGLRGRGGGGFNTGWKWETAAASSDRRRFIVANADEGDPGAYMDRTLMESDPHRVLEGIILASYACGAGEAYIFVRHEYPLAVARLRQAIADARAAGLLGERILGTDFALQVGIIQSGGAFVCGEESSLLQVMQGQRGEPWPRPPYPSEQGFHGHPTVINNVETLANVPWIIAHGADAFRAAGNDDSPGTKIFCITGDIPNTGFIEVPLGASVRTVVENIGGAAHNEIKALQIGGPSGGIVPYKDFALDYSSLSTAGGMIGSGGLVVLNHSRCLVDLTRHLTGFMADESCGQCLFCRDGLALLTGMLDNLTTGTGKPGLIEQLEELSRAVADMSMCALGRTAVNPLLTTIRHFRSEYEAHLAGVCPAVTCKPLIRFEIIPSRCTDCRGCLDCPVQAISRQAGQGPLGYSVDHEKCIRCRSCAEICPHDAIRAVSGGDRP
- a CDS encoding 2Fe-2S iron-sulfur cluster-binding protein — translated: MNRTAKIIVDGRLCAVREGEPLLAGLQAEGFNIPALCHHPRLGPLRRCSLCIIEVHSQGQWQPSHACTVLGASGLEIRTVSPGIHRLRALAAKMLLARGPFRDQSVAVMLNEVLTAAEAAGVPWQAGRDAGHGDGLSGDPAASAMAKGCILCGRCIAICRKIGRNYLTFLNKGKKLQIGYAPGAATRGCGACKACAKLCPTAFILTNGQTTFTAKLYRE
- a CDS encoding DJ-1/PfpI family protein, producing the protein MREALSHRLYPDQRPNNLYGEALSGVAPPHRANNPPHRQEYIPKEVIRLITVGIIIFPQVEELDFVGPYEVLNYINKVRPNSTTVLLVAETPEPVAAFNGMRIIPDTTLADCPPLDIIVAPGGKGRMAAMKNPAIREFLRSRQASARHVASVCTGAFLLAEAGLLTGRKATTYHTAFAELAAYSVEVVPAKVVNDGGIITAAGVSSGLELGFYLLRLLFGVDLAQEVARRIEYDIDVSAL
- a CDS encoding DMT family transporter codes for the protein MGRLAIDAENNRGDGGRGEGFAALAGTLWGVNYLVVKIVLTTVPEPLFLVIRFVAAIGLLLLYVAWRGESFRVDPGDVTPVIFLGLFGVGLQNVTWTYGIHRTTVSSAALLICTAPLFTLLYAFASGRERAGWLRLLGTAAAFAGIYVIVATTPGSRLEFTSAAFVGNLLILASAALFAYYSLASSPLLKRYSAVKLFTLASVVALPLFIANAAFAPPFGDVSFGGLTALEFVYIVVLGTIVAFVCWFQGIGRTSPVRTTLYQYMTPLVSTILSVVVLGEPFSPGHAAGAALICGGLLAARYDRRLPFLRYGSGSDFAVKDTGKKSECCQGGNGKVRGE
- a CDS encoding AraC family transcriptional regulator, which gives rise to MNGRSVAPADGISYCRVGDIPGLELYRGVGVTRHVPRHIHGVFSLSVAEAGVRISESRREKYAITPGSIFVSEWGEAHAGDIPCGASYSSRSLRISRELFAALLTELPGREASEAHFPVPLLKDGELYGKIFRLYELAPSPDSQLAKECLLREVFSLLVNRHSRGRDEWPAAGDETGAVRRVCEYLGDCCYENVSIGTLAAIAGFSPFHLCRVFERTVGVPPHVYQLDVRLTKAADLLASGRKIVAVAMETGFCDQSHFHKAFKKKFGVTPRQYLR
- a CDS encoding MFS transporter; translation: MQPTNKTNIATFFTAYILSAFGFEFVFFLMTIYVYGLTQSALNVGVFGALTFVPRLFAPLYGVVIDRYRRATVLAGVSVVTALLVATMSLSLGLAWIYALWLLISVLLTVISIVRTALMTEIMAKDGFVLGNSAVFISLNCAKMLAPFLAGFATALFSPAALFIATGAVFLAVAVLSRLIDIPRQTCPAKERQVLGEMTAGIRFILASPQLRFLIAVAFLWAMSLRLQLPLFVVYVKSSLGGGDAEYGLFMTVVGLGSILGSLAGPWLMKRGNPLPLAMAGLTVHYASFVLLGFVPSFLLATATVFGGYVFFYAALVGIHALRDRGTAANLRGRVYGSVTAILTPAAIVSMLAGGYLAGRFGADKVLAGAGLVALATLYLLYYFACRRWTGAAEGALTPAGNQAER
- a CDS encoding diguanylate cyclase, with the protein product MSSHEHAKRHPDEDGALHRQLAELASAKAGLNRELDLSRAANKFLSSVLDTVDALVVVVDSTGRIVRLNQAFRQALSAPGQKMDGRYLWDMLLLPDDVLTVQTIIGKLQAQECRTASANFWLTKSGHLRLVAWSFTVLRGVGEEGDYIVGVGLDVTEREQAEEDLRISKERYQVLFNSVNDAVFVYSLAKGEEPSRLIEVNEVACLRLGYSREELLRLSPADIEQPVIAAQLPLIDHKLRQQKHALFEAVHRTKAGAEIPVEVNAHLFSLYGQTTVLSVARDITERKELEEKLRFITMHDSLTGLYNRAYFDEEVRRLEAARELRVGVVGCDVDGLKLINDSMGHQAGDALLRAAGTAIASAVREGDFVARVGGDEFVVLLYNIDFQGVKKVMDRIRAAIARQNKLEPGLPLSISLGCAVTSAETKDIHQLLKEADDNMYREKLHHSKSARSMLVHGLKKALEARDFITDGHGERLIVLIDKLGLALGLEERDMAELRLLAQFHDFGKVGVPDRILFKPGKLTEEEYVEMQRHSEIGHRIAQSVPDLCPIADRILKHHEWWNGQGYPLGLVGEDIPLECRILSIADAYDAMTSDRPYRKAIPPAEALKELERFKGRQFDPMLVDRFVNVLKQ